One genomic window of Ktedonobacteraceae bacterium includes the following:
- a CDS encoding GNAT family N-acetyltransferase produces MPQIEIRPARPEDRNAILAFCAHTWEWGDYIEYVWDEWLHDPNGILLVALIDGKPVGIEHMRMLTATEAWLEGMRVDPAYRRQGVAAALNTEIIAEAMRRGAKVARLITESTNTNSIRLLERSYMRQVGAYAPYKAMPIPASAKRQYEQEMPTVATAADLNDIIDYLNVSNIFPAVGGLYYEGFTAYSITQEMLEAKIAAHNVYLLRRWDRLDGLAIAQPREGRQGKNLFIGYIDGTTESISLIAYALRDRISEMNLDAVQANVPDLIMVRDAFTGAEYEWDGTIFYTYERVLE; encoded by the coding sequence ATGCCTCAAATTGAAATCCGGCCGGCTCGACCCGAAGATCGTAATGCCATACTCGCGTTTTGTGCTCACACCTGGGAGTGGGGCGACTATATTGAATACGTGTGGGATGAATGGTTACACGATCCCAATGGCATACTGCTTGTCGCGCTCATTGATGGCAAGCCGGTTGGTATAGAACATATGCGTATGCTCACTGCCACGGAAGCATGGCTCGAGGGGATGCGCGTCGACCCGGCATATCGCAGGCAAGGGGTGGCAGCGGCACTCAATACTGAGATAATTGCGGAGGCCATGCGGCGCGGCGCGAAGGTAGCGCGGCTGATTACCGAATCAACCAATACCAACTCCATCCGCCTGCTCGAACGCAGCTACATGCGCCAGGTAGGAGCTTATGCGCCATATAAAGCAATGCCTATTCCGGCATCCGCTAAAAGGCAGTACGAACAGGAGATGCCAACCGTGGCAACCGCTGCCGATCTCAACGACATTATCGACTATCTCAACGTCTCGAATATCTTTCCTGCCGTGGGCGGCCTCTATTACGAAGGCTTCACAGCCTATAGCATCACCCAGGAAATGCTGGAGGCAAAAATAGCCGCGCACAACGTCTATCTTTTGCGTCGCTGGGACCGCCTGGATGGTCTGGCGATTGCCCAGCCACGTGAGGGGCGGCAGGGCAAAAACCTGTTCATCGGCTACATCGACGGCACTACCGAATCGATCAGCCTGATTGCCTATGCCCTACGGGACAGAATTAGTGAAATGAACCTGGATGCCGTCCAGGCCAACGTCCCCGATCTGATCATGGTGCGCGACGCGTTCACCGGCGCGGAGTACGAGTGGGATGGAACAATTTTTTATACATACGAACGAGTACTTGAGTAG
- a CDS encoding phosphatase PAP2 family protein, which translates to MAQKQKKEDSMEELPAGTRLGNEVGSVISEAEKEVSGSRRSWYESVRWGRILITADAILLALFALLAWWVHIHPILAIDVTITREFQENQSPWLSTMMIAVSYPGNTLPLQIGLIALAAALFALVRLYLEAVTVIVVSAVSAILNFSIKLLVDRPRPNSHLIDVIQHANGLSFPSGHVMSYVAFWGLLFSLMIILFKGNHWWRIALLIISGLFVVLVGPSRIYLGDHWASDVLGAYIFGGVWLCIALLIYFKLNEKGVLVSKKRGRFLRKYMRQSK; encoded by the coding sequence ATGGCACAAAAACAGAAAAAAGAAGACTCTATGGAGGAACTTCCTGCAGGCACGCGCCTCGGAAATGAAGTAGGATCCGTAATCAGCGAAGCGGAAAAAGAGGTAAGTGGGTCGCGTAGAAGCTGGTACGAGAGCGTCAGGTGGGGACGAATACTGATTACCGCTGATGCCATCCTGCTTGCGCTCTTCGCGCTGCTGGCATGGTGGGTACACATACATCCAATACTGGCCATCGATGTGACGATTACGCGTGAGTTCCAGGAAAATCAATCTCCCTGGCTGAGTACGATGATGATCGCTGTAAGCTATCCCGGCAATACACTGCCCTTGCAGATCGGCCTGATTGCGCTGGCCGCGGCCTTATTCGCTCTTGTACGCCTGTACCTGGAAGCCGTGACCGTGATCGTGGTCTCAGCGGTCAGCGCCATTTTAAACTTCTCGATCAAGTTGCTGGTAGACCGTCCGCGTCCAAATTCGCACCTGATTGATGTGATCCAGCACGCGAATGGGCTGAGCTTTCCCAGCGGTCATGTGATGTCCTATGTCGCTTTCTGGGGCCTGCTTTTCTCGCTGATGATTATTCTCTTTAAAGGCAATCACTGGTGGCGTATTGCGTTGCTGATCATTTCGGGGCTGTTCGTGGTGCTGGTTGGTCCATCGCGCATCTACCTTGGCGATCACTGGGCATCGGATGTCCTGGGGGCCTACATATTTGGCGGTGTCTGGCTCTGTATTGCGCTCTTGATCTACTTTAAGCTAAATGAAAAAGGTGTACTGGTATCGAAGAAGCGGGGTAGATTTTTGCGGAAGTATATGCGACAAAGCAAGTAG